One Brachybacterium aquaticum genomic region harbors:
- a CDS encoding ArsR/SmtB family transcription factor → MSETPERFPTEPQLAAAADTFSMLASPARLHLVQLMSTGRYDVGELAERVGLSLPTTSQHLRKLRLTGIVSATREGRHSYYTVEDPHVVELVEQIFAHIAPDGSLAPDPPRKDR, encoded by the coding sequence ATGAGCGAGACCCCCGAGCGCTTCCCCACCGAGCCCCAGCTCGCGGCGGCGGCGGACACCTTCTCGATGCTCGCCAGCCCCGCCCGCCTGCACCTCGTCCAGCTGATGAGCACGGGGCGCTACGACGTGGGCGAGCTGGCGGAGCGGGTGGGCCTGAGCCTGCCCACCACCAGCCAGCACCTGCGCAAGCTGCGCCTGACCGGGATCGTCTCGGCGACCCGCGAGGGCCGCCACAGCTACTACACGGTGGAGGATCCGCACGTGGTGGAGCTGGTGGAGCAGATCTTCGCGCACATCGCCCCGGACGGCTCGCTCGCCCCCGACCCGCCTCGCAAGGACCGCTGA
- a CDS encoding cation diffusion facilitator family transporter: MTSADSSTSPESPTPPSPSRSTPQRVDLTKFAWLSIAAAIVTITLKAGAWVMTGSVGLLSDAAESVVNLVAAVVALIALRVAIRPATERFLYGRAKAEYFSAAVEGVMIFVAAAVILVTAVERFLNPQPLENVGWGLAISVIASLVNGGVALVLLRAGKKHNSITLRADGKHLMTDVVTSAGVLIGVAAVVLTGWERLDPIVAFAVGVNIIVTGIGLISESVSGLLDKALPDEEHEVITEILRRRTDGTVTFHGLQTREAGQEKYMNVHVLVPDEWTVKQGHDYIEGLEDELAAAMPMLRVLTHLEPISDPASYEDIPEAHVPIHGDDHDPTVPPQV, from the coding sequence ATGACCTCCGCAGACTCCTCGACCTCCCCCGAGTCCCCCACCCCGCCCAGCCCCTCCCGCTCGACCCCGCAGCGGGTGGACCTCACGAAGTTCGCCTGGCTCTCGATCGCCGCGGCGATCGTCACCATCACCCTCAAGGCCGGCGCCTGGGTGATGACCGGCTCGGTGGGCCTGCTCTCCGACGCCGCCGAGTCGGTGGTGAACCTCGTCGCCGCAGTGGTCGCGCTCATCGCGCTGCGCGTCGCGATCCGCCCGGCCACCGAGCGCTTCCTCTACGGCCGCGCGAAGGCGGAGTACTTCTCCGCCGCGGTCGAGGGCGTCATGATCTTCGTGGCCGCCGCGGTGATCCTCGTGACCGCCGTGGAGCGCTTCCTGAACCCGCAGCCGCTGGAGAACGTGGGCTGGGGCCTCGCGATCAGCGTGATCGCCTCGCTCGTCAACGGCGGCGTCGCGCTCGTGCTGCTGCGCGCGGGCAAGAAGCACAACTCGATCACCCTGCGGGCCGACGGCAAGCACCTCATGACCGACGTGGTCACCAGCGCCGGCGTGCTCATCGGCGTCGCCGCCGTGGTCCTCACCGGCTGGGAGCGCCTGGACCCGATCGTCGCCTTCGCCGTCGGCGTGAACATCATCGTCACCGGCATCGGCCTGATCTCCGAGTCCGTCTCCGGCCTGCTGGACAAGGCGCTGCCGGACGAGGAGCACGAGGTGATCACCGAGATCCTGCGCCGCCGCACCGACGGCACCGTCACCTTCCACGGCCTGCAGACCCGCGAGGCCGGGCAGGAGAAGTACATGAACGTGCACGTGCTCGTGCCGGACGAGTGGACGGTCAAGCAGGGCCACGACTACATCGAGGGCCTCGAGGACGAGCTGGCCGCGGCGATGCCGATGCTGCGCGTGCTCACCCACCTCGAGCCGATCTCCGACCCCGCCAGCTACGAGGACATCCCCGAGGCGCACGTCCCGATCCACGGGGATGACCACGACCCGACGGTTCCGCCGCAGGTCTGA